The Camelina sativa cultivar DH55 chromosome 16, Cs, whole genome shotgun sequence sequence ATATGTCTTGTTTTCGACTTCAACTACACTATAGCCGACCTGTTTTCTAATGTTACTCCTCATCATTCCATCTCTTATCTGTGATACTTCATCTGTTTTGCCACTCAAGGCATATATATTTGAGAGCATGACATGATGACCGGGGTTTTCTGGCTCAAGAGCTATGAGACGCTTGGCGATTTCAACCCCGAGATCATAGTTCCTGTGCATCTTGCAAGCTCCAAGCATCGCTGTCCACAACGCTGGAGCAATTGATTCCCCTGTAGCATCGAGTTGATGTATGAATCTATAAGCTTCGTCAAGAAATCCAGCCCGCCCAAGCATATCTACTATACAAACATGATGTTCCAATCCTGGGATCAATCCATAGCTCTCGGTCATTCTCTTGTAGACTGAACGTCCTTCCTCAACAAGTCCAGCATGAGCACAGGCCGATAAAACAGCAACAAATGTTACGTTGTTAGGGACAGGACCATAATCATCTTCCATCTTATCAAATAGTTCTACTGCTTGTTTGCCATTGCCATGAGTACCATAAGCAGAGATCATAGCCGTCCAAGCAGCTACATTAGTTTCCTTCATCTTGTCAAATACTTCCCGGGCTTTCTCAACATCACCGCACCTAGAATACAAGTTAATCAACGCAGTACCAAGTTTTACATTCAGGTCAAGACCCTCACGGACAATGTACTGATGCACCCAAGAGCCTAAACCAATGGCACCAGTTTGTGCACAGGCTGAGAGAAGGCTCACAAACGTAGCTGAATCCGGTTCAATCCCTGATTGTCGCATCTGGTAGAACACCCGAATCGCATCTTCAGCCATCCCATTTTGCTCCAACCCAGAAACCAACGAATTCCACGCCACAATGGACTTCTCAGGCATTATATCGAACACTTGGCGTGCAGCTTTCACATCACCGCACTTTGAGTAGAAAGTAACAAAAGCAGCCTGAACATAAGCATCCAAACCAAACCCAGTAACCACAGCATGACAATGAACCCCTTTTCCGATTCTCAAGGCACAGAGATCAGCGCAGGACTTGACAACGGAGGTGAAAGTGTAGTTAGTCGGAGAGACGTTAGAAGATATCATACGACGGTAGTAAGAAACGCAATGCAAAGGTAGACGAAGTTTGGAAGTGGATTTGATGACTGAATTAAAGAGGAAGTCATCGGGAAGAGGaacagagaggaagagaaggtgAGTATAAGCGATGGCTCGAGCGGAACAAGCTAAAGTGATGAGCTTTGTCAAGAGACTACGGCTACGACCGTAACCCGTTACAATGAGGTGAGCATGAACCTGTTGAAGTTGCTTTACACGAGGACCTGCTCGAACTATAGCTTCGTATGCAGCAGAGTTCGCTGCCATTGAAAACTTATTAGATTCATGAAAATTACTGTCATCTcagtgaaaaaaacaaaatcttcagATTCGGTCTGGTTCAGAACCGGATGAGTCTGCGGGATCACACCGGTTTGCAAAATTAGTGATGAACTTGTCCGGTTAAATAGTAAAGGCTAGTATAAAATTTTGTAGGGTTTATGAAATAATCACGATACAATTACTGGCTAGACACTAGCAAAGCAAATCCAGTGGGAGGTGCTGGAAGGGTTTGCtcagcaaaaacaaaataataaaatatttaaaagaaggTGAGAGAGTCAGAACCGTTGCTCAATGGAGCAACTTGAGAAAAGTTGCTAACCATGTATCTAATA is a genomic window containing:
- the LOC104749487 gene encoding pentatricopeptide repeat-containing protein At2g33760-like, encoding MAANSAAYEAIVRAGPRVKQLQQVHAHLIVTGYGRSRSLLTKLITLACSARAIAYTHLLFLSVPLPDDFLFNSVIKSTSKLRLPLHCVSYYRRMISSNVSPTNYTFTSVVKSCADLCALRIGKGVHCHAVVTGFGLDAYVQAAFVTFYSKCGDVKAARQVFDIMPEKSIVAWNSLVSGLEQNGMAEDAIRVFYQMRQSGIEPDSATFVSLLSACAQTGAIGLGSWVHQYIVREGLDLNVKLGTALINLYSRCGDVEKAREVFDKMKETNVAAWTAMISAYGTHGNGKQAVELFDKMEDDYGPVPNNVTFVAVLSACAHAGLVEEGRSVYKRMTESYGLIPGLEHHVCIVDMLGRAGFLDEAYRFIHQLDATGESIAPALWTAMLGACKMHRNYDLGVEIAKRLIALEPENPGHHVMLSNIYALSGKTDEVSQIRDGMMRSNIRKQVGYSVVEVENKTYMFSMGDDSHKETKEIYQYLETLMSRCKEIGYAPVSEEVMHQVEEEEKEFALRYHSEKLAVAFGLLKTVDVAITVVKNLRICEDCHSAFKYISIVSNRQIIVRDKLRFHHFQNGSCSCLDYW